A window of the Salinirubellus salinus genome harbors these coding sequences:
- a CDS encoding universal stress protein: protein MPLTGDSTVLVPVDVSVSGPPDPGLLDLLEPVNVVVLGYYPVPKQTAPAHLRDDHESEAAARLEEAVSEFARADHEVEGVLVFTKDREDSIDRVAIQHDCDAVLLPDDIGTVERILVPLRGDVNLERIVSLVADLAGASDAVVTLFHSVAEGTDPSQGEFMLRGAADRLAEEGVDADRIDWKLSERGSPRREIVELAAEYDLLVLGETEPSLRDRILGTVLTPILDEVETTTIVVRDIE from the coding sequence ATGCCACTCACCGGTGATTCGACGGTTCTCGTTCCCGTCGATGTTTCCGTGTCGGGCCCTCCCGACCCGGGACTCCTCGACCTGTTGGAGCCCGTCAACGTCGTCGTCCTCGGTTATTACCCCGTTCCCAAACAAACCGCACCTGCCCACCTACGGGACGACCACGAGTCCGAAGCAGCGGCGCGCCTGGAGGAGGCCGTGAGCGAATTCGCCCGTGCTGATCACGAGGTCGAGGGCGTTCTCGTGTTCACCAAAGACAGAGAGGATTCGATCGACCGCGTCGCGATTCAACACGACTGCGATGCCGTGCTGCTCCCCGACGACATCGGTACCGTCGAGCGTATTCTCGTCCCCTTGCGCGGTGACGTGAATCTCGAACGAATCGTCTCACTCGTCGCTGATCTGGCCGGCGCGAGTGACGCCGTGGTCACACTGTTCCACTCGGTGGCTGAGGGGACTGATCCGAGTCAGGGGGAGTTCATGCTTCGGGGGGCCGCCGATCGTCTCGCCGAGGAAGGGGTTGATGCCGACCGTATCGACTGGAAGCTCTCCGAACGCGGTTCACCGAGGCGAGAGATCGTCGAACTGGCCGCGGAGTACGACCTCCTCGTCCTCGGTGAGACCGAGCCGTCACTCAGAGACCGGATCCTCGGTACGGTGCTAACACCGATACTCGACGAAGTAGAGACGACGACTATCGTCGTGAGAGACATTGAGTGA